The following coding sequences are from one Paenibacillus tundrae window:
- the dapG gene encoding aspartate kinase, with amino-acid sequence MRIMVQKFGGTSLSTVQAREHVLRHIKRELEAGLSLVVVVSAMGRRGEPYATDTLLDWTAQNGNAISARERDLLLCCGEIISATTLSSLLEHEGISTTVLTGAQAGFVTDDNFGNARILDVRPVRVLEQLEQGRVVIVTGFQGQTENGDFTTLGRGGSDTSATALGAALRAEMVDIYTDVNGILTADPRIVEDARPLTVVSYAEICNMAHHGAKVIHPRAVEIAMQAQIPVRVRSTFADSEGTLVTHPEGFQDVQTGIIDRYVTGIAYVSNVTQIAVEVPGGADRLQLKVFKTMAENSISVDFINVTPSGVVYTVFDSDSEKAIQVLQEIGLKPQSLSGCAKVSVIGGGINGVPGIMARIVESLTLADIQILQSADSNTTIWVLVKKEDMVQALRALHASFELHL; translated from the coding sequence ATGCGCATCATGGTACAGAAATTCGGTGGCACGTCGCTATCTACCGTTCAGGCTAGAGAGCACGTGCTCCGTCATATTAAACGTGAGCTTGAAGCAGGCCTAAGTTTGGTGGTTGTTGTTTCCGCCATGGGTCGCCGAGGTGAGCCTTACGCAACAGATACATTACTGGACTGGACTGCCCAGAACGGAAATGCCATATCTGCACGTGAGAGGGATTTACTGCTGTGCTGTGGTGAAATCATATCGGCAACTACACTTAGCAGTTTGCTGGAACATGAAGGGATATCCACGACAGTGCTGACCGGAGCGCAAGCAGGGTTTGTGACGGACGACAATTTCGGGAATGCCCGGATTTTGGATGTCCGTCCTGTTCGTGTACTGGAGCAGCTTGAGCAGGGACGGGTCGTTATTGTTACAGGGTTTCAAGGGCAGACAGAGAATGGAGACTTTACTACGCTTGGTCGTGGTGGAAGTGATACGTCGGCTACAGCATTGGGTGCTGCACTACGTGCGGAGATGGTTGATATTTATACCGATGTCAATGGCATATTGACTGCCGATCCGCGGATCGTTGAAGATGCACGTCCTTTGACTGTGGTGAGTTATGCCGAAATCTGCAATATGGCGCATCATGGTGCCAAGGTCATCCATCCCCGTGCGGTAGAGATTGCCATGCAAGCTCAAATTCCGGTGCGTGTACGCTCTACTTTTGCGGACAGTGAAGGTACGCTGGTAACACATCCTGAAGGATTTCAAGATGTACAGACAGGCATTATTGACCGTTATGTAACAGGTATAGCTTATGTAAGCAATGTGACTCAGATTGCGGTTGAAGTTCCTGGCGGTGCGGATCGGTTACAGCTCAAGGTGTTTAAAACGATGGCTGAGAATTCGATCAGTGTCGATTTTATTAATGTGACCCCATCGGGAGTCGTATATACGGTGTTTGACAGTGATTCTGAGAAAGCGATTCAAGTTCTGCAGGAGATTGGTCTTAAACCCCAAAGTTTGTCTGGCTGTGCCAAAGTATCAGTGATCGGTGGGGGCATTAATGGTGTACCAGGGATCATGGCTAGAATTGTGGAGTCATTAACGCTAGCCGATATTCAGATTCTGCAATCCGCAGATTCCAACACGACCATCTGGGTACTCGTAAAAAAAGAAGATATGGTTCAGGCATTGAGGGCGCTTCACGCCTCATTCGAACTTCATTTATAA
- the dut gene encoding dUTP diphosphatase, with product MLHYVQIQKLPGNEDIKLPQKMSELASGFDVVAALQEEVTLQPGQRTLIPTGLAMAMPAGLEAQIRPRSGLAFKHGITCLNTPGTIDADYRGEVKVLLINLGQEPFTIVRGERIAQIVFQTVPAVELSEVSELSETIRGEGGFGHTGK from the coding sequence TTGTTGCATTACGTTCAAATTCAAAAGCTACCGGGCAATGAAGATATTAAGCTGCCACAAAAAATGTCGGAGCTTGCTTCCGGTTTTGATGTAGTAGCCGCATTACAGGAAGAAGTTACATTGCAACCAGGTCAACGTACACTTATTCCAACAGGTCTCGCAATGGCTATGCCGGCAGGACTTGAAGCACAGATCCGTCCACGTAGTGGACTTGCATTCAAACACGGGATTACGTGTCTGAACACACCTGGCACCATTGATGCCGACTATCGTGGAGAAGTAAAGGTGTTGCTCATTAATCTTGGGCAAGAGCCATTTACTATTGTACGTGGTGAGCGGATTGCTCAAATCGTTTTCCAAACCGTACCTGCAGTGGAGTTATCTGAAGTAAGTGAGCTTTCGGAAACGATTCGTGGAGAAGGCGGATTCGGCCATACAGGAAAATAA
- a CDS encoding dipicolinate synthase subunit B codes for MNWQGKTVGYAITGSHCTFEEVMPVISRFVTEGANVIPIISNSVLTTDTRFGTAQNWQKQLKDITGNDIISTIVEAEPLGPSKLLDVLVIAPCTGNTTSKLANAMTDSPVLMAAKAQMRNQRPVVLAISTNDGLGLNAANIAKLLVAKYMYFVPFGQDDPVKKPNSLVAKMELIPEACWSALDGKQLQPMIVERSPQA; via the coding sequence ATGAACTGGCAGGGAAAAACGGTAGGTTACGCAATTACAGGGTCTCATTGTACGTTTGAAGAGGTTATGCCGGTCATTAGCCGGTTCGTAACTGAAGGCGCAAATGTGATCCCTATTATTTCCAATTCAGTTTTAACGACGGATACACGTTTTGGAACGGCTCAGAATTGGCAGAAACAGTTGAAAGATATAACGGGTAATGATATTATTTCTACAATTGTTGAGGCGGAACCGTTAGGGCCTTCCAAATTGCTGGATGTACTCGTTATCGCTCCTTGCACAGGAAATACGACGAGTAAGCTCGCTAATGCAATGACCGATAGTCCTGTACTGATGGCAGCCAAAGCGCAGATGCGCAATCAGCGTCCTGTCGTACTCGCTATTTCTACGAATGATGGTCTGGGTCTGAATGCTGCCAACATCGCCAAATTGCTTGTAGCGAAATACATGTATTTTGTGCCGTTCGGGCAGGATGATCCGGTGAAGAAGCCTAATTCGTTAGTAGCCAAGATGGAACTGATTCCAGAAGCTTGCTGGAGTGCACTGGACGGTAAACAGCTACAGCCAATGATTGTTGAACGTTCTCCACAAGCTTAA
- a CDS encoding polysaccharide deacetylase family protein, protein MRKKSKKLAAVLAGIITVILVGQVGSVRTYITEIRDGPGTQNAFDMFKEATGEDALLTAIREKAAETKIAPMNARVDRVWKAIPGYNGTEIDVEATYRKALGGNLNTKISYVYRQTEPEIGLEDLGAHPIYRGNPEKPMVSFMINVAWGNEYIVPMLDTLDAEQVKATFFLDGSWLSKNAELAKEIQKRGHELSNHAYSHPNMSRLSAERARLEISKTQDLLQKTLGVENRWFAPPSGDFNQKTVDIASSMGLQTVLWTLDTVDWRKPSSASVVAKIAKNVDAGTLILMHPTAASSGALKGMIDSIRAKGLILGTVTETLSSERVKAKPVE, encoded by the coding sequence GTGAGAAAAAAGTCTAAAAAGCTGGCTGCAGTTCTGGCGGGTATAATCACGGTTATATTGGTCGGACAAGTAGGCAGTGTTCGTACATACATCACGGAGATCCGTGATGGACCGGGAACTCAAAATGCATTTGACATGTTCAAAGAGGCTACGGGTGAAGATGCTTTGTTAACAGCTATTCGGGAAAAAGCGGCTGAAACCAAAATTGCTCCAATGAATGCCAGAGTAGATCGGGTATGGAAAGCAATTCCCGGATATAATGGAACAGAGATTGACGTGGAGGCTACATATCGAAAGGCGCTTGGGGGAAACCTGAATACCAAAATTTCGTATGTTTATCGGCAAACGGAACCGGAGATTGGCCTTGAGGATCTAGGGGCACATCCGATATACCGCGGTAACCCAGAGAAGCCTATGGTATCTTTTATGATCAATGTAGCTTGGGGGAATGAATATATTGTCCCGATGCTCGATACACTCGATGCAGAGCAGGTCAAAGCGACTTTTTTCTTGGATGGTAGTTGGTTAAGCAAAAATGCGGAACTTGCAAAAGAGATTCAAAAACGTGGACATGAGTTATCAAACCATGCATATTCCCACCCCAATATGAGTCGATTAAGTGCAGAACGGGCAAGGCTGGAGATTAGTAAGACTCAGGATTTACTGCAAAAGACGTTGGGGGTAGAAAATCGTTGGTTTGCACCTCCATCTGGAGACTTTAATCAAAAAACGGTAGATATTGCTTCCAGCATGGGTTTACAGACGGTGTTATGGACACTGGATACCGTGGACTGGCGTAAACCAAGCTCAGCGTCGGTTGTAGCCAAAATTGCCAAAAACGTGGATGCTGGAACCTTAATCCTAATGCACCCAACGGCTGCTTCCTCAGGTGCGTTAAAAGGCATGATTGATTCTATTCGAGCCAAAGGACTTATCTTAGGTACCGTCACGGAAACCTTGTCTTCGGAGCGAGTGAAGGCTAAGCCGGTTGAGTGA
- a CDS encoding M16 family metallopeptidase, with amino-acid sequence MKKIQLGNGLRVVMEQIPTCRSVSFGIWVKTGSRNEQLASNGVSHFIEHMLFKGTDRYDAKAIAEQFDAIGGNVNAFTSKEYTCYYAKVLDEHLPIAVDVLSDMFFRSKMDEGELSKEKNVILEEISMYEDTPDDMVHDLMALAAYGEHPLAYPILGTEERLKTMDSSHLRAYMKEHYTIENTVISIAGNIDDSVIELMEKHFGEFDVNGVAEQVTEPKFHSGQLFHKKKTEQNHICISFPGCKIGDPLQFAMVVLNNAIGGGMSSRLFQEIREKRGLAYSVYSYHSSHADSGLFTIYAGTAPKQTKEVLDLTKEVLNDLAVHGLSEDELRKGKEQLKGSLILSLESTGSRMNRLGKNELMLGRHHTLDEMIAKIEQVTMDDIDAVLDLMFAEPFALAMVGASDRSIAGLRRDDFVALRSNSKATGQ; translated from the coding sequence GTGAAAAAAATTCAGCTGGGCAATGGCCTCAGAGTTGTCATGGAACAGATCCCGACCTGTCGTTCCGTGTCTTTCGGTATATGGGTCAAAACAGGTTCGCGTAACGAACAGCTTGCAAGCAACGGGGTTTCTCATTTTATTGAGCACATGTTGTTCAAGGGAACCGATCGTTATGATGCAAAAGCGATTGCGGAACAATTTGATGCTATTGGTGGTAATGTTAATGCCTTTACTTCCAAAGAATACACTTGTTATTATGCAAAAGTATTGGACGAACATCTGCCGATTGCAGTAGACGTATTGTCTGATATGTTTTTCCGATCCAAAATGGATGAGGGTGAACTAAGTAAAGAAAAGAATGTCATCCTTGAAGAAATATCGATGTACGAGGATACACCAGATGATATGGTGCATGATCTTATGGCACTTGCTGCTTATGGCGAGCATCCGCTGGCTTATCCGATCTTAGGTACGGAAGAACGTCTCAAGACGATGGATTCGAGCCATCTGCGTGCATATATGAAAGAGCACTATACCATCGAAAATACCGTCATTAGTATTGCTGGTAATATTGATGACAGTGTCATTGAATTAATGGAAAAGCATTTTGGTGAATTCGATGTGAATGGGGTTGCCGAGCAAGTTACGGAGCCTAAGTTCCACAGTGGACAGCTTTTCCACAAGAAGAAAACCGAACAGAATCATATTTGTATTTCCTTCCCAGGCTGCAAAATTGGTGATCCGCTTCAATTCGCTATGGTTGTGTTGAACAACGCCATTGGTGGGGGAATGAGTTCTCGACTATTCCAGGAAATTCGGGAGAAACGTGGTTTGGCCTATTCAGTCTATTCCTATCATAGCTCTCATGCGGATAGCGGACTCTTTACAATCTATGCAGGTACTGCACCGAAACAGACGAAGGAAGTATTGGATCTGACAAAAGAGGTGCTTAATGATCTGGCAGTTCATGGTTTGTCCGAAGATGAACTACGCAAAGGAAAAGAGCAGCTCAAAGGAAGTCTGATTCTCAGTTTGGAGAGCACGGGCAGTCGTATGAACCGTCTTGGTAAAAACGAGCTTATGCTGGGCAGACACCATACGTTAGATGAAATGATTGCCAAAATTGAACAAGTAACCATGGACGATATCGATGCTGTACTAGACCTGATGTTCGCTGAGCCTTTTGCTCTCGCGATGGTTGGGGCTTCGGATCGATCGATTGCCGGACTCAGAAGGGATGATTTTGTTGCATTACGTTCAAATTCAAAAGCTACCGGGCAATGA
- the dpsA gene encoding dipicolinate synthase subunit DpsA, whose translation MLTGVRIVVLGGDARQLEVIQKCAELDATVTVVGFDRLECSIPGIELQELDDEVFASADVLVLPVVGCDDQGKVNTSFSESPIFLKKEHVAALPEHCIVFTGMAKPFLRNLCQENGLRLIEVLNRDDIALYNSIPTAEGAIAMAIRETDFTIHGSECIVLGLGRTGFTMAKTLQGLGANVRVGIRREEDVARATIMGWKPFMTTDLAAQTGEVDLLFNTIPTMIITAQILSRMPQKAVIIDLASAPGGCDFRYAEKRGMKALLAPGLPGIVAPKTAGGIIADALIRLLLEEQNAREVEQ comes from the coding sequence ATGCTGACCGGTGTCCGGATAGTAGTCCTGGGCGGAGATGCGCGGCAGCTTGAAGTCATTCAAAAGTGCGCAGAGTTGGATGCTACGGTAACCGTGGTTGGATTCGACAGGCTGGAGTGCTCTATTCCGGGAATTGAACTTCAGGAATTGGATGATGAAGTATTCGCTTCTGCAGATGTATTGGTTCTACCCGTCGTAGGTTGTGATGACCAGGGTAAAGTGAATACATCATTCAGTGAGTCGCCGATTTTTCTAAAAAAGGAGCATGTTGCGGCATTGCCGGAGCATTGCATTGTCTTTACAGGCATGGCTAAACCATTCTTACGTAATCTGTGTCAAGAGAATGGACTGCGATTAATTGAAGTGTTAAATCGTGATGATATTGCGCTCTATAACTCTATTCCGACAGCAGAGGGCGCTATCGCTATGGCGATTCGCGAGACGGACTTCACGATCCACGGATCGGAATGTATTGTGCTTGGTTTAGGTCGTACGGGATTCACAATGGCCAAAACACTGCAGGGACTTGGAGCAAATGTGCGGGTTGGAATCAGGCGTGAAGAGGATGTTGCTCGCGCGACAATTATGGGCTGGAAGCCTTTTATGACAACGGATTTGGCTGCTCAAACCGGGGAAGTTGACTTGCTTTTTAATACGATACCGACTATGATAATCACAGCACAAATCCTGTCCAGAATGCCGCAAAAAGCAGTCATTATCGACCTTGCATCTGCCCCTGGTGGCTGCGATTTTCGGTATGCTGAGAAACGCGGTATGAAGGCGCTACTAGCGCCTGGCCTCCCCGGTATAGTTGCTCCCAAAACGGCTGGCGGTATAATTGCCGACGCGCTGATCCGTTTGCTTTTGGAAGAACAAAACGCACGGGAGGTTGAACAATGA